The following are encoded together in the Thermomicrobiales bacterium genome:
- a CDS encoding DinB family protein, with product MTGSVEFLLAQLRAFPAELLDLIQGYDDADLQRAAAGGGWGSVEIFCHLRDADALATERIQRILSEDEPYIPAVDETLWPIERDYASQNARAALDEFDAIRQHFVTTLETLTANQLDRRGYHEDHGEQTVREYIDNAIQHDADHRQQLLEVLGDSET from the coding sequence ATGACCGGTTCGGTTGAGTTTCTGCTCGCGCAACTGCGCGCGTTCCCCGCTGAGCTTCTCGATCTGATTCAAGGTTACGACGACGCTGACCTGCAGCGCGCTGCCGCCGGTGGTGGCTGGGGTTCAGTTGAAATCTTCTGCCATTTGCGCGACGCCGACGCCCTGGCAACGGAACGCATCCAGCGCATCCTGAGTGAGGACGAGCCATACATCCCGGCAGTCGATGAGACGCTCTGGCCGATTGAGCGCGACTACGCCTCGCAAAACGCTCGCGCTGCGCTCGATGAGTTCGACGCCATCCGCCAGCACTTCGTCACGACCCTCGAAACACTCACCGCGAACCAGCTCGACCGGCGGGGCTATCACGAGGATCACGGCGAGCAGACGGTTCGCGAGTATATCGACAACGCAATCCAGCACGACGCCGACCACCGCCAGCAGCTTCTTGAGGTGCTTGGCGACAGCGAGACCTGA
- a CDS encoding amino acid racemase: MTLRISERLFDAVIDHLDRMRPNEGCGLIAFDGDAPVRIYPGTNILHSPTRYRMDDAEVLEAVSDMEAHGWWLGAIFHSHPTSPPVPSSTDVLEANWPDALMIIASFQHDDPEARAYQIHGQRYTEVAIDVVPDRLDWLAPLRRWSGLQPETYGGPRPEWQPAVAGFATTTDADLDPLIDAFEPHRRAVVGILGGMGPLATADLYQKIIELTPAERDQEHIPVVIYADPRVPDRTDALLHGGEDPVPWLVRGARALDALGADFIVIPCNTAHAFLEDVQPHVEPPVLSMIDAAADEIRETWPEAQVVGLLATSGTIASEMYQRALLQRGIDVIVSDDDVQERCVMTAIRMVKAGRAISDATALLVEASEHLAERGAEVLLAACTEIPVALQQPDVETPLLDATLALARAAVDTALHLDGSAQWETSTTGWSLPDERE, from the coding sequence ATGACATTGCGTATTTCAGAGCGCCTGTTTGACGCTGTCATCGACCATCTCGACCGCATGCGGCCAAACGAGGGCTGCGGCCTGATCGCGTTCGATGGCGATGCACCAGTACGTATCTACCCCGGCACCAACATCCTCCACTCGCCGACACGGTATCGGATGGACGATGCTGAGGTGCTGGAAGCCGTCTCCGACATGGAAGCGCACGGCTGGTGGCTCGGCGCGATCTTCCATTCGCATCCGACCTCACCGCCGGTGCCATCCTCGACCGACGTGCTCGAAGCGAACTGGCCCGACGCCCTCATGATCATCGCCTCGTTTCAACACGACGATCCCGAAGCGCGCGCCTACCAGATTCATGGTCAGCGCTACACCGAGGTCGCCATCGATGTCGTTCCGGACCGGCTGGACTGGCTCGCTCCGCTGCGGCGCTGGTCTGGCCTTCAGCCTGAGACGTACGGCGGCCCGCGACCTGAATGGCAGCCGGCAGTCGCCGGGTTTGCCACCACAACCGACGCTGATCTCGATCCGCTCATCGATGCCTTCGAGCCGCATCGTCGGGCGGTAGTCGGCATTCTTGGCGGCATGGGACCGCTGGCTACCGCTGACCTGTATCAGAAGATCATTGAGCTGACGCCTGCAGAGCGCGATCAGGAGCACATCCCGGTCGTCATCTACGCCGATCCGCGTGTGCCCGACCGCACCGACGCGCTGCTACATGGCGGCGAGGATCCGGTGCCGTGGCTCGTCCGTGGTGCGCGCGCGCTCGATGCACTCGGCGCTGACTTCATCGTCATCCCCTGCAATACCGCGCATGCATTCCTGGAGGATGTCCAACCACACGTCGAGCCGCCGGTGCTGAGCATGATCGACGCGGCGGCGGACGAGATCCGCGAAACCTGGCCCGAGGCGCAAGTCGTCGGGCTGCTGGCGACCAGCGGGACGATTGCATCCGAGATGTATCAGCGTGCGCTCCTGCAACGAGGAATCGACGTCATTGTGTCAGACGACGATGTTCAGGAGCGCTGCGTGATGACCGCGATTCGCATGGTGAAGGCTGGGCGAGCAATTTCTGACGCAACGGCGCTGCTCGTCGAGGCATCGGAACATCTCGCTGAGCGTGGCGCGGAGGTCCTGCTTGCAGCCTGCACGGAAATCCCGGTCGCGCTCCAGCAGCCGGATGTCGAAACGCCGCTGCTCGATGCGACTCTGGCGCTGGCGCGCGCGGCAGTTGACACTGCCCTGCATCTCGATGGTTCCGCGCAATGGGAGACGTCGACAACAGGCTGGTCGCTGCCGGACGAGCGCGAGTGA
- a CDS encoding DinB family protein: MEEQEQLTIQLTQMLNYLSKRITPQRDMSRIDRAPARGEWSVRQIVAHLRDTEARVYPKLFAIANYDYPDLRQLPPPITTTDNTEISVFSVMSQYRRLRQSTLSLLREIPSDGWKRAGNDVDNRTVTITDLARFLIAHDAEHLAQIDQTLIARDALPHHVEPLVLA; this comes from the coding sequence ATGGAAGAGCAAGAGCAGCTAACGATCCAACTGACACAGATGCTCAATTACCTGTCGAAGAGGATCACACCCCAGCGAGATATGTCGCGAATTGATCGTGCGCCAGCTCGTGGCGAATGGTCAGTGCGCCAGATCGTCGCCCATCTGCGCGATACGGAGGCACGGGTATATCCCAAGCTGTTCGCGATCGCCAATTATGACTACCCCGACCTGCGCCAGCTTCCGCCACCGATTACGACCACCGACAACACCGAGATCTCTGTCTTCTCGGTCATGAGCCAGTACCGTCGTCTGCGCCAGAGCACGCTCTCGCTGCTCCGCGAGATTCCGAGCGATGGCTGGAAGCGGGCTGGCAACGACGTCGACAACCGCACCGTGACGATCACCGATCTCGCGCGGTTTCTGATTGCGCACGATGCCGAGCATCTTGCGCAGATCGACCAGACACTGATCGCCCGTGACGCGCTGCCGCACCACGTCGAGCCGCTCGTCCTCGCCTGA
- a CDS encoding methyltransferase domain-containing protein: protein MATEDAHLTAERVARVKRSMQRAWNLPGAGYAEMAETLRPAVDHLIDVAGISPGARVLDAATGTGIAAIAAARRGAEVIGVDFAADLLAGAREQAASQRLPDIQFDLADIEELPYPDGAFDVVISSFGAIFAPQHSVVGRELCRVLRPGGRLAFTAWLNESPNCHLMTLTAPYTPPPPAGSDSVFDWSDIVHLRSMIGPWVDSIAIQDGDVPWLAPSLPDACDFLFHRALGPTMYVFQRLEIAQQLALHNDAIALLAGYLHSDGTVRVPRAYVVVAATRAENAR from the coding sequence ATGGCAACCGAAGATGCACACCTGACTGCGGAGCGTGTCGCACGAGTCAAGCGATCAATGCAGCGCGCCTGGAACCTGCCCGGAGCAGGCTACGCCGAGATGGCCGAGACATTGCGCCCAGCCGTCGATCACCTGATCGACGTGGCGGGTATCAGCCCCGGCGCGCGTGTGCTCGACGCCGCAACCGGCACCGGCATTGCTGCCATCGCCGCAGCCCGGCGCGGAGCCGAGGTGATCGGCGTCGATTTCGCCGCAGATCTTCTGGCTGGCGCTCGCGAGCAAGCGGCGTCCCAGCGCCTGCCAGACATCCAGTTCGATCTGGCAGATATCGAGGAATTGCCCTACCCCGATGGCGCGTTCGATGTCGTCATCTCGTCGTTTGGCGCGATCTTCGCGCCGCAGCACAGCGTTGTTGGTCGCGAGCTCTGCCGGGTGCTGCGTCCGGGCGGCAGGTTGGCATTCACTGCCTGGCTGAATGAGTCGCCAAACTGCCACCTCATGACGCTGACCGCGCCCTACACACCGCCACCACCTGCCGGCAGCGACAGCGTCTTCGACTGGTCTGACATCGTGCATCTTCGCAGCATGATCGGCCCGTGGGTCGATAGCATTGCGATCCAGGATGGCGACGTGCCGTGGCTCGCGCCGTCGCTGCCCGATGCATGCGATTTCCTGTTTCATCGCGCACTCGGCCCAACCATGTACGTCTTCCAGCGCCTGGAAATCGCGCAGCAACTGGCGCTGCATAACGATGCCATCGCGCTGTTGGCAGGTTATCTCCACTCCGACGGCACAGTGCGCGTCCCCCGCGCCTATGTCGTCGTTGCCGCGACGCGGGCTGAAAACGCTCGCTAA